The genomic interval TTAAAAATGCAGGCTATTGGGAATTCCCtcgtggcctagtggttaggattctgggctttcactgccgtggcctgggttcagtccctggttggggaactaagatcccacaagctatggggtgtggggggggtggccaaaaagaaaaaaaaaggatattatttctgaataaaaataatgagagaaaaaaaaataatgagagagagagacatcaaaGGAAGAGAGGGCTTTCCAAATTGCTAGTGTTGACAAACATTTGCTTCTCTTGCATTTTTGTCCTTGATGCAAAATAAGTGCGTTTTGTTGGACTACATCCAGTATGGCTCACAGACCTTGAAGAAATTATAACCTAGATGACTAGATGAACATAGTAATCTACAGACCATAGGAGTGGATGGCAAAGTGTTACTAAATAAAAGGAAGGATCAGATGAAAAGCTTAGTATATACTCACATCTTTCTCCTGGATGGTGCACTCCTTACAATAATAGGCATCCGAAACCCCGGGGCCTCCACAGATCACACAGCGTCCCTGGTAAGAGCCGTAGTTACATTCATCACATATGCGCACCAGGGTGCAGGGACGCACATAGGAGTCACAGATCACACACTTGCCATCACCTGTGAGGAAAAGAGAATGGAGGAGTTATGCCCACTTGCAAGtacttcaagtcctttgccctccTCCTGCTAATGGGGAAATACACTGGTCTTCTGACGGTGACTTTAGGGCCTGCTTCTTTGGCATCACAAAACTGGGCTTACCTAGTGTTCAGCTCAATCTCCACAACACACAGGAAAAGTCAATCAACTAATGGGTAAAGAGCTTAGAATAGCACCTGGCAGATAAGTCTATATGATTAACTGGCAGAACGCTGTGTGTGTTGGGGACGGGGTCATGCTACTTCTGGTCCACAGCCAGAGATTTTTCTCAAATTAGTGTCTAAAATGTGCAAGTTGGAGTGGGGTGGTGGCCTTTAGTTGCAGCCTGGCGTTGTGTTAACATGCTTCCAGTCACATCTACTCAAAGCCCTCTTAGTGGCACCGCTGGAAATGCCCGTTGGCTGGCTCCACAGAAACTGAGTGGGACGGGTGGGCTGTCTGGGGAGGCGTGTTCCACTCACATTTTTCACACAGTCTTCCAATGGCTGCAAGAAGAAAGACGGTAAAGAGTACAATTAGGATTAAGGTTTTGACGAAAAGGGGACAAACATCCTCGAGCTTGAGGTGGGGACAGGAGCAGGGACtgcagtgagccctgagggagtCTTTCCATCCTATCCTCGTAAACTTCAATCCGAACCAAATCCACACCCTCCC from Balaenoptera ricei isolate mBalRic1 chromosome 10, mBalRic1.hap2, whole genome shotgun sequence carries:
- the PHF5A gene encoding PHD finger-like domain-containing protein 5A, producing MAKHHPDLIFCRKQAGVAIGRLCEKCDGKCVICDSYVRPCTLVRICDECNYGSYQGRCVICGGPGVSDAYYCKECTIQEKDRDGCPKIVNLGSSKTDLFYERKKYGFKKR